Proteins from a genomic interval of Pecten maximus chromosome 13, xPecMax1.1, whole genome shotgun sequence:
- the LOC117341356 gene encoding uncharacterized protein LOC117341356, producing MDCRPELDKSDPRLKLEVANDGLLAVEGMAKFEFKLKSTKFEWNMYVTDIREDGLLGLDFLYNHQYMCGTETGLRFNGKKYETFIHRAPFGVSRVSCATETKVPANSECVLVGRTSLGIPFSKPCAVGPLPRVENDLLVGNALVTPGDEIPIPVMNLTDEDIIIHSGQSIASVQEIVYFSTFDPGDNPQHNGWVNNVSAAEVWPEGVQKLCNESSVNLSEDDILKLRRLLQAHLSVFASSSEDLGFTNIVEHKIDTGTACPVKQAPRRPPMAFAK from the coding sequence ATGGATTGTAGGCCCGAACTTGATAAATCTGATCCGAGACTTAAGCTGGAGGTGGCTAATGATGGTCTCCTGGCAGTAGAGGGAATGGCTAAATTTGAGTTTaagttgaaatccaccaaattTGAATGGAACATGTACGTAACAGACATTCGAGAGGATGGTCTGTTAGGTTTAGACTTTCTATACAATCACCAGTATATGTGTGGGACTGAAACAGGTTTACGGTTTAACGGGAAGAAGTATGAAACGTTTATTCATAGGGCCCCATTTGGTGTGTCAAGAGTTTCATGTGCTACAGAAACAAAAGTACCAGCAAATAGTGAATGTGTTTTAGTTGGACGGACAAGTTTGGGTATACCTTTCTCAAAACCATGTGCTGTGGGACCATTACCTAGGGTCGAGAATGACTTGTTGGTAGGAAATGCATTAGTGACACCAGGAGATGAAATTCCTATTCCTGTGATGAACTTAACAGATGAGGATATTATCATACATTCAGGACAGTCTATAGCTAGTGTCCAGGAAATAGTTTACTTTTCAACTTTTGACCCAGGTGACAATCCTCAACACAATGGATGGGTTAATAATGTGTCTGCTGCTGAAGTGTGGCCAGAGGGTGTACAAAAGTTATGCAATGAGTCTAGTGTGAACTTATCTGAGGATGACATTCTGAAACTGAGGAGACTGTTACAAGctcatttgtctgtatttgCAAGTTCTTCTGAGGATTTGGGATTTACAAATATAGTGGAACATAAAATTGATACTGGTACAGCCTGTCCAGTGAAACAAGCGCCCAGGCGACCCCCTATGGCATTTGCTAAGTAA